In Mytilus trossulus isolate FHL-02 chromosome 14, PNRI_Mtr1.1.1.hap1, whole genome shotgun sequence, a genomic segment contains:
- the LOC134697560 gene encoding glycine receptor subunit alpha-2-like — translation MYTLEYTLFMILRQKWYDKRLQYNIIPGVRALELDPKAMNSVWVPDLYMVNEKRAIIHDITTPNKLLHIYSDGQVVYSMRLSVTLSCQMNLLKYPMDFQICSVDLESYGYSTDRLMLRWNNVPVELAANMSLPQFILDDINTAICDRLYAGIKYTCITMKIHFTRKYGYHLIQEFIPSALIVMLSWVSFWISLEAVPARISIGLLSVLTMTTQSSGSRTKLPEVSYIKAIDIWMSVCMLFVFAALLEYALVNVFDRKQKRHETYVDANGVGKEGKTDKRHYRCCCLKGRERARIIDKFSRVLFPMTFTIFNMFYWSVYLIWEPVETLQH, via the exons ATGTATACCCTT gaatACACTCTATTTATGATACTGAGACAAAAATGGTATGATAAACGTCTACAGTACAACATAATTCCTGGTGTTCGGGCACTTGAGTTAGACCCGAAGGCAATGAATAGTGTATGGGTTCCTGATCTTTATATGGTAAATGAGAAGAGAGCTATTATCCACGATATCACAACACCAAACAAACTGTTACATATCTACAGCGATGGTCAAGTTGTTTATAGTATGag ACTATCCGTGACTTTGTCATGTCAGATGAACCTCTTAAAGTACCCTATGGATTTCCAGATTTGTTCCGTTGATTTAGAAAGTT ATGGTTACAGTACCGACAGGTTGATGTTGAGATGGAACAATGTACCTGTAGAATTGGCAGCCAATATGTCTTTACCACAGTTTATACTGGATGATATCAACACTGCTATCTGTGATAGGTTGTATGCTGGCA TCAAATATACTTGTATTACTATGAAAATACACTTCACAAGAAAATATGGATACCATCTGATACAGGAGTTCATCCCAAGTGCTCTTATAGTCATGCTCTCCTGGGTGTCGTTTTGGATCAGCTTAGAAGCAGTCCCAGCAAGAATATCAATTGGCTTGTTGTCTGTCCTAACTATGACTACACAGAGTTCAGGGTCACGTACAAAGTTACCTGAAGTATCGTACATTAAAGCTATTGATATTTGGATGAGTGTCTGCATGCTGTTCGTCTTTGCTGCACTGCTTGAGTATGCTCTTGTCAATGTTTTTGATAGGAAACAGAAGAGACATGAGACATATGTCGACGCTAATGGAGTGGGGAAAGAG GGAAAGACAGATAAAAGACACTATAGATGCTGTTGTTTAAAAGGAAGAGAAAGGGCCAGGATAATTGATAAGTTTTCCCGTGTCTTGTTTCCAATGACGTTCACAATATTCAATATGTTTTATTGGTCTGTTTATCTGATTTGGGAACCAGTAGAAACACTTCAGCACTGA